In the Carassius auratus strain Wakin unplaced genomic scaffold, ASM336829v1 scaf_tig00214021, whole genome shotgun sequence genome, AAAGGCATGGCAATGTTAGTTTTCAGTGTGTATTAACAATCTTTTGTGCAAATTTACTGTGTGATCTGAATGGATTTTTCCCATTTGCGAACAAATTGTcacttgtaaaatgtaatgtgaatGCAGATGACAAAACACTAACCAAAACCATGAGCTTTATATTTTCATAGTTAAATGAATTCAGTATATAGTCAGTGGAGGTTGGTTAAACGATtttaaggagttttttttttttttttttttcaacaggatagaataattgttattaataattgtgatttataattttaatcaaaatgatCGTGATTCTCAGTTTAACCTTTATCGTGCAGCCCTGCTTTCTGATGAAGCATAACTTTGTAAATGCCCTTGAATTAAGCAAGTGTCCCCCTCAGCAGCGTTTTATCCCTTTCACACATCTTATTCATGACTTTGACTGtgattaatgtgttttattaaactgACTCTTGGCAGATTAGTTTGGAGATGGCGTATGTGACCTTTTGAAAAGTGCCTATGGAAGTCCTCGGTCTGCTTTGACAGAATCCACTAGTTCTGGCCATGTCTCAGATGTAACCGGCTCTGATTCAGCATAACATAGTCGTGTatggctgatgtttttttttgctgtcttcTGCATGCAGGTGCACCTCATAAAGACTCAGTGGAGCAGGTGGAGACGGGCACACTGCTGGGTGTAGGTGTGGAGGAGCAGCAGCAGAGGGACTCGGTGTCTCCTCACAGCGCAGACTCTCCCATGTCCCTCTCCAGCCCTCAGCAGCACTCCTCCGCCTCTTCTGCGTCCTCTCTGTCTGGCAGTGACATCGTAAGCATCATCCTTCATCCACATCCAGACTTAACCCTGTAAACCTACTGCATTATACTTGATCTTTAACATGTTAAGGCCTCTATATAAATTGTAACAATCAAAACGTTTGTGAAACGGCTGTTGTGTACCATCTCTACAACATGCCTCCAGTCGTCTGATTGATAAATTATACTTAAGTATAAAAGAAGTTAAAGGCATTTCAGTGTATTCTTTTTttccatgtttctttttttctgtgaagtctttaatgaattttattaaataaatgtaagaataatttaatattgttggTGATATTTACTGATGAGGGTCAAAGACGAGATGCTCCATTGGTATTCAcatttaattgtgattttaaataatcacatttcaatttaaatgatattttaatatgcataaaaagcatattaaatggAAGTGaagtttcagttttaatgtttcaaataacttttgtgaaaataaGATGTTTTTCAGTCTCAGTGATGGACATTTATGTAATTAAACTATTAAATTTGTATTAGTTAGATTTTTGGAAAACCCTTTCATCTTTGCCCCTTGAACATTATCTGAACTAAAGCAGCTTGGGTTTATTTGATTTTCtgtactttttgtatttttataaaaatcatgttaaaatgtggcttcagaggaacttttatttttctatctctcaataaatgtattgtataatattttgacCCCACAATAAAAACTTTGCTAAGCCAcgaataagcatttaaaaataatcttgTCATATTAATGGGAGATATAGAGTGACAATTGATATTTATAggtattttttttctgattgcattacaagctatcagaatttcatcttttGCCACATTAATATCAGCAGCCGCAACAAACTGCATATTTTTGTATGAaaccataaaagcctgatgtatcaaatgatattcaaaatataaaaaattgtgtaAGTTTTTAAGGATGAGGTTCAGTACACtgctctattaaaaaaaaaaaaaatgataaaaatatatatattttttgtctgtcatttcatatgtcaggcttttacaggtttttttattcctttgattTGTCATTTCCTCTCATATATTTGACTTCTGCTCCGTCAGGACTCTGACACCACCCCGTATGTGGCTCCACCTGTAGTCACCTTCCCTCTTCAGTTCCTGGCACCCGGTCCCCTGCCAGGAGCGCTTCAGATGGGCTCGGGCAAAGCCAGCATCACGGCAGCACTCTCCATGCCTCCGGTCACCCAGGTGGGGGGCTGTTTGGTCAGCAGCTAACTATGATGATGATGCTTTGAGGTAACGTCCACTCTGTTTGTGTTTCTCCAGGCGAGAGTGTCAATCCCAGGCAATATTTCTTTCCACGCTCTACCTGGCAGACAGGTGTGTATGGCAAATGGACTACCCCCATACCTCCACATGCCCCCCCCTGCAGTCCCCCCAGCTCCCCCCAGCCCTCTACCCAGTCCCCACCACCATCCCAAGGTAGGCGGTGTCCCCCGTGTGCTCTCCTCTCCTACATGCTGTCTGTATCTTCACACTGAGCCCAACTTTCCCTCCACCTTCAAGAGTTCTAGTTTAATGACAAATAAAGGTCGGGTCCactccaaaattaacattttcaccattaactcaccctcatgtcatttgaaACCTGTTTGACTGACTTCTGAATATATTTGTTGAGCAAACGGCTCTGTTCCCATTGACTTCTTTACTATGAAGCGGAAGTCAATGGGATTTGAAACTAGCAtcttttgtgtcccacagaagatagacagtcattcaggtttggagcaacattatggagagtaaatgatgacagagttttaaCTATACTATACAAATTCAATGCCCAACCGTGTCAAACTTTtaacactgcattttttttttttttttttttttacactggattttttttattattatttattgcaatttTCATTGGACCCTTTGTAGTCTCTTTGGAGAGCAACATTTTGGTTTTATTGCATGTCAAATGTAAGaaacatatatatagatagatagatagatagatagatagatagatagatagatagatagatagatagatagatagatagatagatagatagatagatagatagatatagatataatatctatatatatatctatctatctacatatcTTTATACATTCACTTGATTaccaattatatttttcttttgtaatgcttaatgaaacattttcttatgctgtcaagaatgcatttattagatcaaatataaagtagaacaataataatttaataaaatatttagaaatcatTAACCTTtctttttgaatgcattttaaaatgctaatttccTGCTCAAGAATTATTTCTTATCAGTGTCGGAAACAGTCCTTGCTGactaaaaataattacttttcaaaataagTGCTGTCCCTATACTTTTCAATGATATGCAtctgttaaaaattatttaaaatccaGTTTCTGTGTATGCTTGCTGAGCTCTATTTTTCAGATACTATCATCCTAAGTTGCCCTGTCTTGTCTTATCTCCTGTAGACGAGTCCCAAATTTCCTCTGAAGGGCTTCCACAATCCCGCCGTGGTGCACAGTCCTGTCCTTTCCAACCGAAGCCACATCCAGAACAACCGCAACACCTGGCGCCGCAGGAAGAAGGAGAGTCAGCCGGTCAGCGTCAGCAGATAAAGACCTCGTGCCTCCTCTCCACTCctcccctcctcttcctcttcctctcctccggTCCCATCTCAAGACGATGAGAACTCATTGAGCCCTCCTACTGATGGTGTGAGCACAGAGAGACCAGCGTTTTCCACCCAGCTCCTCGTTCAGTAGTTGTGGTGATGGTGGTGCTAAGTAGTTCAGTCTGCCACTGAATCTCTGCATGTgtatgtgttgtttttgttttttctgaccTGTGCAATCTTCCTGAAGAAGCTTCAAGAACaggaactgtttttttttgttttgttttgtttgggttATTTTGGTCGTCTACTCCACAACGTCCTGGTTGACTGGTGAAAAGTTCCtttctgtgtatgtttgtgtgtgtgtgtgtgtgtgtgtgtttcatgctCCTTTGTTTTCCTGTCCTCACATTTTCATCTAAAcatgacacccttcacaaggtgGGACGAACTGGATTCAGAGGATTTCAAGTGTTTGTTGtatctgggtgtgtgtgtgtgtgtaacgctgGCTTTGAATCCTGCACTCAACGTGCTTCCAGAGATCCCCACTGTATTGACTGTTCACATCACGCATCCTTTACTATTTGTTTTGTGCAATACTTTTTTGTTCACTCTGGaaacatgtttaattatttttattcatttttttttgggggggggggggggatatgtTTGTTTGTCCGTTttgtaagaatgtttttatttttgtaatggtttttaaTTTTGTTCATCGTTTACAGATCCTGTCAGActgttttaaaactgtttttgagAATTTATATTCCCTCTTCCTCTGCCTTTCTCGGCATAAATTGCACTGCAGGTGCCGCCATTTCCCGCTTTGTGTTGAGCTTCAGAAACTCGTCTGTTGCTTTTATTCTCTCGTTCGTCTTGTGTGGGATCAAGGCTTTAGGCCTTTGATTTAACAGACTGAGAACCGATAGACATGGAAAAACGCTTAAGCCCTTAGTCTGAACGCGCTTTCATTTATATGTGTGTCTGTCCTTTTTAAATCGCTTTAGGTAAGTGTGAGGCGTGAATTATTTTAGGGAAGCTCTAATGAACATGCGAGCAGACTCCAGATCAGTGCAGCTTTATGCAAGGTGCCCTAGTCGGACCTTTTCGAGTTCTGAACGGGCGTCCGAATCAGATTAGTGGAGAAAGGGAATTTATTTTGATTCCTTTTTGGAATCTTGACATGCATTTATTGCCAGGTACATGCCCTAATATATGCCTTTTGGTAATTACCTATTCCTGTactgtattgtattgtttgttttcTGGGTGGGGGGGGTTCTGTTTGTATATGGCACACTAAAACTGTATTGCTGTTGCTCAGAAGGTCACAGTCATACAGATTATTGTTACTATGCAAGTGGAGTTTTGGAAATCTCTCTTCCTGTGTCCCTCATGACAGTGGTTTGCTTGTAAATCTTGTGGAAGACTCAACACAAAGTTACACATGAACGGTTCCTGTATGCAAGTTCAGTCTGTGTTAATGGAGGAAGATCAGCCGGCCGTCTTGTCTGGAGATTTTGCAGAGCAGATATTTCCTCCTGGAGATCAACGGGACTATTTTACTGCTGTTACAACGCTTAAACCACGTCTTGCAACCTGAATGACTTTGATTGCCACAAACTTACGTGACGTTTTTTACAGTCATATCTGAAACCGAGACTACGGATTGTCCTTGAAACTCTTGACTCACCTGCTTATCAATGCAATAGGGCAAATGTAACTAATAGCAGTTTCTGCTTTAGATAGAACCAGCATCTTTTGCAAAATGGGTCGGACATTGAGGCAACTCTCCCTCTCCTTCGGTTCACATAAGGACCTACTTTACAGGCGATTTGTCTGAATGAAAACGAGTGAATCTGTGAGGGTGTTTTGGAAAGTTAAAGTGTTTCACTCTGTAATGGTTTGACAATTGTGGTGATGTACTTGCTTGATACAGTGTGACACTCCTCATTGAATCTCGATGGATTTTAAACgtaaccccttttttttttttttctttttttttttttttttgctgacgtCTGTTATGTCACAGTGGCCAAAAGTACTCCTTGTCAATCCTTATACTGAAAGCCCACAGTGTGGCCGCCCAGCATCCAAGAGATCAGACAgaggaactgttttttttttttccttcaatatttttatgtatttttttttctattttattttttaaataaacatcttaAAACCATGCTTGCGgtttattttttaccttaattgtttgaataaattactaaaatattaaatcatgCTTCACTAGATCAGCACCAATGGCAGACGTTTGGAGATACTGAAGTTTTAACACTAGGTGGTGGGCTTTTACTTCATAAGGCAGAGCACTTCAGTTTGTACTCTAAACAGATAAACATAAGctgaggccatccttaaaaatattgtCCTTAAAAAAAGGGTTGGTTGGTaggtctaatatatatatatatatatatatattatttattttttttttttttttttttaagttttaatgtaaaaaataaataaaaagtacattttggtaatctagaccacaaacaaatttaaatctttgtcaaaaacaagtttattgcatgaatttcaggtgagaaaaaaaaatgaggcactgttttacttgcatccaccgctaggtgtcaatgcaacctacaaatgagagaccgtttattttgctttcttgggttgtcacttcTGTGAataaaatcctgtttgatttgagagaCAAGTGttaattgaatcgattgtaaaatcgattttgcatgtctaaataCGTTTTATACgacaaataacaccaaatataggtaaatccacggacaactggcaggacgaatgtaaagattcaatatattggtaaagaccaatatttctgatgatttattggcgtgaagtttcatgcacaatgacaaacaggagagcaacattcttaaaaaacaataagcagggttgactgccataatgcaaaacatttactgcaggcttctacttggctgtgtttacgattagaaatgtcaacaacaacaaatcgcATAGGTGATTCTAGCCCGAATCAGCATCTGTATGCATGAGTACAGAGCCCCTCTGGTcccacttgtaaaaaaaaaaaaataattatctcttggcctcaagataagtaactcgtggcctcaagatactaacttgtggcctcaagataagtaactcgtggcctcaagatatcAAGTCTCAAGAAAAGTAACTTGTGgtctcaagataagtaacttgtggcccttaagatactaactcgtggcctcaagataggtaacttgtggcctcaagatagtaacttgtggcctcaagatactaactcgtggcctcaagatactagctcgtggcctcaagataagtaacttgtggcctcaagatactaacttgtggcctcaagatactaactcgttgtctcaagataagtaactcatGGCCCttaagatactaactcgtggcctcaagatactaactcgtggcctcaagataagtaactcgtagcctcaagatactaactcgtggcctcaagataagtaacttgtggcctcaagatactaactcgtggtctcaagataagtaactcatGGCCCttaagatactaactcgtggcctcaagatactaatttgtggcctcaagatactaactcgtggcctcaagatactaactcgtggcctcaagataagtaactcgtagcctcaagataagtaactcgtggcctcaagatactaactcgtggcctcaagatatcAAGTCTCAAGAAaagtaacttgtggcctcaagataagtaactcgtagcctcaagataagtaacttgtggcctcaagatactaactcgtagcctcaagatactaactcgtggcctcaagatatcAAGTCTCAAGAAAAGTAACTTGTGgtctcaagataagtaacttgtggcccttaagatactaactcgtggcctcaagatattaactcatggcctcaagatattaactcatggcctcaagatactaactcatGGCCTATATATGAATTGAgataatgtattttatgtattgctCCATACATAGCCTACATCTACAGAATCAGACATGCAACAGTAATTAATCTGGTTAACCTTTGAATTTAATACGTTATTAAACAGGTAATAATGTACTGAATATATTACACAAACCATGTTCCAAGAGTGGTAatgcactttatatatatatatatatcaggtagATTATGTGCAGTACATTTAGGTCTTTTAGTATATctggttaaaatataattttataatttaagattttttatttagttttatttgacaCCTATAATGGAATTTTGAAATTTACCTTTCATGTAGTGTGTTATATAGATCTAAGTAAACtgaaacatcctgcaaagtttgaaaTATGACTGTGTATAAAGTCATTGTCTTACAAAAGTCGACTCTGAGTCATTTTTTATGAATCGTTAGAGGaccaaagctttttctctgactaGATGACGTCcacttgtcaagttatttgaatacGATATGCCCACTTATTGCGCTCCAAGACGCCAGTGAAAACTAGAAAACATCATGGCGACGAGACGCTGTGTTCTGAAGTGCGActcaaaagcaaacttttttcATCTGCACAAGGATGAGCATTTGCAGACTAAGTGCTACAATTCATATATACAACTGTACCACAGAAGTATAGTCCgagccttgtgctttgttcacgcCATTTTGAAGACGATTGCTTTACCAACTTAAATGCAATCAAACTTGGATTCGTGAGCCGGCTGATATTGAAGGAAGGTTCAGTTCCAAGTGTATTTGCATCAGATTCCTCCTCAatatcacaacctgtaagtgttattaataattgttgcttttatgttttatgtagcatgcttaataattgtttggtttgttgtgtAAGCACCGTTTAGCTTCTAGGTCCTCAATGACAAGGGTATCATTGTTTGCGCAGTTTTCTTTAAGAATAGAGTCGTAGTAACGTAacgttactgcatttttttttttttttttttttttttggtaaaaaccatagactgtaaaaaaatatgtacgtagtgtccgtgacgtcacccgtagactaaagtgtgcagagcgggccgtagCGATCTTGGAAGtgcgtcaccgcgcgactctccccaataatcgaaaatgggcaaaaaggcgggagctgattgctgaagcgaTGCCCACCTAGCGCGACTGCATTATCatcagcggcaatccacctgtcaaatgaccacgcccttaattatgcagaactttaaggcttaatataatttaagcggataagttataaaaaaaattcacccccctcatagttgtcatgaagggcaaaattagcaatatagaccaaaatcattttttgaaccaggctgtaaacatgtttttttctgctgtaaagttgggcattttaacatggggagtctatgggactgactctcttctgcagccagcctcaagcggccagttgatgaattgcagtttaagtcacttccttcttgccctcacgagagagagcgcgggaggttgccgctcggtaaCATACCATTAAATtcattatcttattttaatttttttactacaAACTACAAAGCAGTggagtattatcattattataacacaatttaattgataaaagcttcATTGTACTCCGTGTTAAACAATAAGTATAATCTCCGTAAACACTGCTAACATTTTACTTCTGTACACACATTGGATACAATATGTGCACCAATGTTTTAATAAACTatgttgttttttgtaatttttatgtaaattatgtgtttttattcctttttatgcGCCAACGTTTcgttaacaaataaattatttgcttttattCTTTCAGAGTACATCATATCAGAGCAGTCAAAGTAGAGTTTTACAATCTGATGTGGCTTGTCAGACTGACTGTCCACAAACTGTTtctgtgatgacgcaaacagatgAATTCCAGAAAAAATCTGTTGGAACCCAACTTTCCTCTAGTACAATGAAGAACATTCACATTCGGAGTACAGGTATacatttcataaatgtttatttaaaaaaaaaaaaaagattttaatatcactttttaaatgtcatttatatatatatatatatatatatatatatatatatatatatatatatatatatatataaaaataacgtaaatgtgttttttttgtttgtttgtttttttttaaggttcaaAGGCTAGAGTTGCTTGTGTGACTGTTGGCACAACAACCACATCAACCACCTATGATATACCATTTGCATCAACACCATTAAAGTCTGGTTTCAGACCACCAAAATGACCTCTGCTGTTGGAAGAAGAGgggggagaggaggaggaagagtcaGACATACAAATTCCAACAGAACCTCATGATTCAACTTTTAACCCCGCCGATGACACAACAATTTCACACAAATCTGAAATGTTGTAAGTAATACACATCTCTAAGTTCACTTTGCactaatacatgttttttttttttttacttacacatatttacttatttatcagGTTTGGGCAAAGCTCCACATATGCAgacacaaaatacattgtgtttgAAACATGTTTGCGTGAGTTGTTCTCCACGTGTCCAATTTGCAATTCACAATCTGATATGAAGCTACAACGAATAAGCACTTATGTTGCAATCAGGCAGCTTTGCCCCAAGTGTTTGTACAACCGTAAGTGGCAGAGCCAACCAATAATTGGAAGTACACCAATGGGCAACCTCCTGTTATCAGCTGCAACTTATTTTACTGAGGGATCATTCATCCAACTACAAAAGGTAGGCGTGCAATCGGTATTACAACAATGAAACGTATGTTTTTATGTGAAAttctaaatgttaatattattcacaaatgtaatttgtgattatttcaaaattatagattttcaagGCCATGGAATTAAAAATTCACCAGTACGTCACATTCAGGAGACATTGCAGGAGTTTTTTGGAACCAGCAATTGTACACAAGTGGAGAAGTGAACAACGAAAAATTATACAGAAGTTACAAGAGGGAGGAAAGATTGCATTATCTGGAGATATGCGTGCAGAATTCCCAGGTAATCCATACGTTTGTCTTTTATTAATAGTTCAAAATTAAGTTTACAAATTGTATATATGTGAACATTACATCATATGtttaaacaattgttttatttttaatttatgtaggATATTCTGCTAAATATGGCAGCTATACTCTTATGCACATGCATAGCAATACTATTGTTGACCTacagcttgttcaggtgtgtaaCCTTTTTACAATAGAGTACATGATTgactgttaaaattaaataagtaattttagttcaaataaatgttatgatGCTTACTTAGAGCAATGAGGTTGGTGGTAGCTATCACATGGAGAAGGAAGGCCTAAAGAGATGTCTGGACCTGCTGGAGTATGACGATTTAGAAGTGGATTACATCGTCACTGACCGTCATCCACAGATCCAGAAGTATCTCAGGGAGCGTGACATAACACTGTTCTATGATGTGTGGCACTTTGAGAAAGGTTAGTGTATGACTTTTTAACcataaacttatttaaaatttatatataatttttttttacgtattCTTTCATTGCTGTATATCAGGTTTGTCTAAGAAATTAGataaactggcaaaaaaaaaaaaaaattactgtgaaTTGCTAAGGCCGTGGCTGCGTAGCATCAGAAATCATGTTTACTGGTGCGCCACTTCCTCGACATCAGGACCAGAGAAGGTGGCTAAGTGGACTTCACTGGTCAACCACCTCCAGAATGTGCACACACATGACAATCCTATCTTTCCCAAGTGCCAACATCCACTCATAGCTTCAAATAATCAAAAGAAATGGTTTCAACAAGGTAAGTCTTAATATTGTCTGATATATTTTattactaacatttttttttgtttgttacatatgcaaaaaatgatttattactGTGAAATAATTAATGGAATGGTAATGTATTACTATCATTTGGGTATTACTGACACTTTTCTAATAATGCAGGATCGCTGGCTGTCCACAAAGTCGAACAAATACTTTACATCAAAAGGGTGCTCAAAGATGTGGAGAAGCTCAGTCACAGTTTCCAGACATCTTCCCTGGAGGCTTTCCACAGCTTAATTCTACGTTTTGCATCGAAAAATGTAGTGTTCCCTTTCATTGGAATGTTGTGCAGGTAATATGactattaacaaaaaaattaaaacgtaTTGTAGAGAAGCTGGCCTTTACTGTCTATTGTTATTGCAGACTGTATCTTGCTGTGCTTCATCATAATGAAAACGCCAACAGAGAACAAGCCACAACTAAGGCAGGACAGGCGGTGTACCGAATGGTGTTCCCGAAATCAAAAAAAGGGCGGCCATTAAAAAAAGAGTCAACATATAGTaagtaacaaaacattttataaaaaaaaaaataattgaaaaaatttgtgaaatgtattataaatgtgtaataagtaatgtaacatttaaattacaaatacaaactaaaaagttatttcatatttaaaatatcttaagtaataaaaaatgtaatgtttttattacagCTTATGTTGATGAGCTACTGAAGCTCGTATTTGAAGAAGTGGTCATGGACCCCTCTACATTTGTGGAAGAACTGAAATCAATCCCCATTCCAAAGCCACTTTGTGCAGAGTTTGTCAGACCATCAAAGGTGGAAGCAATTGCCATCCATGTTTCAAGATTCAGTCAAGCGGAGGTCGAAAGCCGGTGTACTCTCCAGTCGGATCTGTGACATCTGTCTAAATGCGTCTCTAACATGAGGCTACATTTGTCACTGCACATTACAGACCATGTCTAAACATACGTGTGATGCTACAAGCAGAGCAGATTGTTACTTACCTCCATACAGTATAATAATATGTATTGATCATATGAATGTTTTTGATGTTACACagtgaatagaaaaaaaactgtcaacATGATCATGTCATAATTCATGCCTAAACAAAAGAATCAAAAATAAGAAATGACATGCtgcttaattaatattataaaataaataatatttatgaagCCTATTTTTAACCCAGAACAGCCCAAATTAATTACTATAAaagcatattattaataatactataa is a window encoding:
- the LOC113090807 gene encoding uncharacterized protein LOC113090807; translated protein: MLFGQSSTYADTKYIVFETCLRELFSTCPICNSQSDMKLQRISTYVAIRQLCPKCLYNRKWQSQPIIGSTPMGNLLLSAATYFTEGSFIQLQKIFKAMELKIHQYVTFRRHCRSFLEPAIVHKWRSEQRKIIQKLQEGGKIALSGDMRAEFPGYSAKYGSYTLMHMHSNTIVDLQLVQSNEVGGSYHMEKEGLKRCLDLLEYDDLEVDYIVTDRHPQIQKYLRERDITLFYDVWHFEKGLSKKLDKLAKKKKNYCELLRPWLRSIRNHVYWCATSSTSGPEKVAKWTSLVNHLQNVHTHDNPIFPKCQHPLIASNNQKKWFQQGSLAVHKVEQILYIKRVLKDVEKLSHSFQTSSLEAFHSLILRFASKNVVFPFIGMLCRLYLAVLHHNENANREQATTKAGQAVYRMVFPKSKKGRPLKKESTYTYVDELLKLVFEEVVMDPSTFVEELKSIPIPKPLCAEFVRPSKVEAIAIHVSRFSQAEVESRCTLQSDL